One genomic window of Microbacterium testaceum StLB037 includes the following:
- a CDS encoding helicase C-terminal domain-containing protein, with translation MAEHLELGYAVTSHRAQGVTVDASHVLAGTSTIRENFYVAMTRGSHANHAYIATDRPDAAHDDIPSSATGRSIIAEILQHTGAQLSAHETIIAEQGNWTGVAQLAAEYETLAAAAQRDRWERLIQASGLTPEEADDAIASPAFGPLTAELRRAEADNHNVQSLLPALVRARAFGDADDIAAVLHHRVARATSRPSGAGRTRNTPRLIAGLIPEATGVIDREMADALTERQALIESRAHALLDAALADGQSWTAHLSRPPEHPQTRKAWRRCLLTVAAYRDRYAITGQLPLGSPAQSDTQRIDAGRASAALGRAQKLADPVRVPADPPIRPAPSRAQPRL, from the coding sequence GTGGCGGAACATCTCGAGCTCGGCTACGCCGTCACCTCGCACCGGGCCCAGGGCGTCACGGTAGACGCATCACACGTCCTGGCCGGCACATCGACGATCCGGGAGAACTTCTACGTCGCCATGACCCGCGGCTCCCACGCCAACCACGCCTACATCGCCACAGACCGCCCCGACGCCGCCCACGACGACATTCCCAGCAGCGCCACCGGACGCAGCATCATCGCTGAGATCCTCCAGCACACCGGCGCGCAGCTCTCCGCGCACGAGACGATCATCGCCGAGCAGGGTAACTGGACGGGCGTCGCTCAGCTAGCGGCAGAGTACGAGACGCTCGCCGCCGCAGCCCAGCGCGACCGCTGGGAACGCCTCATCCAGGCCTCCGGACTCACTCCCGAAGAAGCAGACGACGCGATCGCCTCGCCCGCGTTCGGACCGCTAACCGCCGAACTCAGGCGAGCCGAAGCTGACAACCACAACGTCCAGTCCCTGCTGCCAGCACTCGTCCGGGCGCGAGCATTCGGCGACGCCGACGACATCGCCGCGGTCCTCCACCACCGGGTCGCGCGAGCCACCTCTCGACCCTCCGGGGCAGGCCGCACCCGCAACACCCCTCGCCTGATCGCCGGCCTGATCCCCGAAGCAACCGGCGTCATCGATCGTGAAATGGCAGACGCGCTCACCGAGCGGCAAGCCCTCATCGAGTCACGCGCGCACGCGCTCCTCGACGCCGCACTCGCGGACGGGCAGAGCTGGACCGCACATCTCAGCCGCCCGCCCGAGCACCCCCAGACACGCAAGGCGTGGAGACGATGCCTGCTCACCGTCGCCGCCTACCGCGACCGATACGCCATCACCGGGCAGCTGCCCCTGGGCTCACCCGCCCAGAGTGACACGCAGAGAATTGACGCGGGCCGGGCCTCCGCTGCACTCGGCCGCGCACAGAAGCTTGCCGATCCGGTGCGCGTGCCAGCAGATCCGCCCATCCGACCGGCCCCCTCCCGCGCCCAGCCCAGGCTCTGA
- a CDS encoding tyrosine-type recombinase/integrase has translation MTTSFTFSVHTAAVNCNVSAPLYNFSLVQSGLRHTGATWMADAGVPLHVLQEILGHASMETTRGYLHPDDRHLASAAEQASAFLSPAGQRHRAQSSTPPTRSV, from the coding sequence ATGACCACCAGCTTCACGTTCAGCGTTCACACGGCAGCTGTCAATTGCAACGTTTCCGCACCGCTCTACAACTTCAGCCTGGTGCAGTCAGGGCTCCGCCATACCGGCGCCACATGGATGGCCGACGCCGGCGTCCCGCTGCACGTGCTCCAGGAGATCCTCGGACACGCGTCGATGGAGACCACCCGCGGCTACCTCCACCCCGACGACCGCCACCTCGCCTCCGCCGCCGAACAAGCCAGCGCGTTTCTCTCCCCCGCCGGGCAGCGACACCGTGCCCAGAGCAGCACGCCCCCAACTCGTAGTGTCTGA
- a CDS encoding GNAT family N-acetyltransferase codes for MSIEILPATGDRFDDAEVALDSGDGPECQCQWWLLPNGPWKEASIDERTELFRTELDGARPPGLIAYIDGEPAGWVRVGPRTTQPRLARTRDVTASTTEPLDADDVWAVSCFVVRKEHRGKGLTARLLDAAVSTARDGGARVVEGYPLDPTAAKRSSNQLFRGTVSVFEAAGFDIVDRPKPDRALVSLTLRD; via the coding sequence ATGAGCATCGAGATCCTCCCCGCGACCGGTGACCGCTTCGACGATGCCGAGGTCGCGCTCGACAGCGGCGACGGTCCGGAGTGCCAATGCCAGTGGTGGCTCCTCCCCAACGGCCCGTGGAAAGAGGCATCCATCGACGAACGCACCGAGCTCTTCCGCACTGAACTCGACGGCGCCCGGCCGCCGGGACTCATCGCCTACATCGACGGCGAGCCCGCCGGCTGGGTGCGCGTCGGACCCCGCACCACCCAACCGCGCCTCGCCCGCACGCGCGACGTCACCGCCTCGACCACGGAGCCGCTCGATGCCGACGACGTGTGGGCCGTCTCGTGCTTCGTCGTCCGCAAAGAGCACCGCGGCAAGGGCCTGACGGCTCGACTCCTGGATGCCGCCGTCTCCACCGCCCGCGACGGCGGCGCGCGCGTGGTCGAGGGGTACCCTCTCGATCCGACCGCCGCGAAGCGATCGTCGAACCAGCTCTTCCGCGGCACCGTGTCGGTGTTCGAGGCCGCGGGCTTCGACATCGTCGACCGCCCCAAGCCCGACCGCGCCCTGGTCTCGCTCACGCTCCGCGACTGA
- a CDS encoding RNA-binding S4 domain-containing protein: MTDATTTARVDAWLWAVRVYKTRSAATTACRAGHVRVNGERAKAAQPVRPGDELRVRIQGFDRILVVRKTIAKRVGAALVAEALDDRTPPPPPRESMPFVPVRDRGAGRPTKRDRRDIEKLRGRDLD, encoded by the coding sequence ATGACGGATGCCACGACCACCGCGCGCGTCGACGCCTGGCTGTGGGCGGTCCGGGTCTACAAGACGCGGTCGGCCGCGACCACCGCGTGCCGCGCGGGGCATGTCCGCGTCAACGGTGAACGTGCGAAGGCTGCGCAGCCCGTGCGGCCGGGAGACGAACTGCGCGTGCGGATCCAGGGGTTCGACCGCATCCTCGTCGTGAGGAAGACGATCGCGAAGCGCGTCGGGGCAGCTCTCGTCGCCGAGGCGCTCGACGACCGCACTCCCCCGCCTCCACCGCGCGAGAGCATGCCATTCGTCCCGGTCCGCGACCGCGGTGCGGGTCGCCCGACGAAGCGCGACCGCCGCGACATCGAGAAGCTCCGCGGCCGCGACCTCGATTGA
- a CDS encoding NUDIX hydrolase, with the protein MTIEPPAPGEPRRPHGPRDPGDAWVVAPTGEKYWGRFGAAGLLALDAERGVLLQHRVSWSHFGDTWALPGGARHENESARDGALRESGEEAGVPEDAVQARFESVLDLGIWTYTTLVADVTSPFEPVISDPESVALEWVPVDEVDTRPLHPGFAASWPALRAALSARPAVVVDVANVVGSVPDGWWKDRAGAAGRLLTRLSALTSSGMDAEALGLSATRWFPLVAAVLEGEARATEVAHDGVSVHRASGSGDDEIVRVASELVGSFDPVIVVTSDRGLAARVEALGASVRGTRWLLEQLS; encoded by the coding sequence ATGACGATCGAGCCTCCCGCCCCGGGCGAACCGCGGCGCCCGCACGGTCCCCGCGATCCCGGGGACGCGTGGGTCGTCGCGCCGACGGGGGAGAAGTACTGGGGGCGTTTCGGCGCCGCCGGACTGCTGGCCCTCGACGCTGAGCGGGGCGTGCTGCTGCAGCACAGGGTGTCGTGGAGCCACTTCGGCGACACCTGGGCGCTCCCCGGCGGAGCACGTCACGAGAACGAGTCGGCGCGCGACGGTGCCCTGCGCGAGTCAGGCGAAGAGGCGGGGGTGCCCGAAGACGCGGTGCAGGCGCGCTTCGAGAGCGTGCTCGATCTCGGCATCTGGACCTACACGACCCTCGTGGCCGATGTCACCTCGCCGTTCGAGCCGGTGATCAGCGACCCCGAGAGCGTGGCGCTCGAGTGGGTGCCCGTCGACGAGGTCGACACCCGCCCGCTTCACCCGGGCTTCGCGGCGTCGTGGCCCGCTCTGCGCGCGGCGCTTTCCGCGCGCCCCGCGGTCGTGGTCGACGTCGCGAACGTGGTGGGCTCGGTGCCCGACGGCTGGTGGAAAGACCGCGCCGGGGCAGCCGGACGACTGCTCACCCGCCTGTCCGCGCTGACGTCGTCGGGGATGGATGCCGAGGCCCTCGGCCTTTCCGCCACGCGCTGGTTCCCGCTTGTCGCGGCCGTGCTGGAGGGTGAGGCGCGCGCGACGGAGGTCGCGCATGACGGCGTCTCGGTGCACCGCGCGAGCGGTTCGGGAGACGACGAGATCGTCAGGGTGGCATCGGAGCTCGTGGGCTCGTTCGACCCGGTGATCGTGGTGACGAGCGACCGTGGCCTCGCCGCGCGCGTCGAGGCGCTGGGCGCGTCGGTGCGCGGAACGCGGTGGTTGCTGGAGCAGCTGAGCTGA
- a CDS encoding DUF805 domain-containing protein: protein MTNLHAEPALDQPYYGAPFGAAVRRIFKKYATFTGRASRSEYWWWILANGLVVLVLNVLALVTGGVSTGPYGEIQLAGGIGVIFVVLSVIWGLATIIPHIAVLVRRLHDTNRSGFWAFIYFVPFVGPIILLVFTLLDSKPEGARFDR, encoded by the coding sequence ATGACGAATCTGCACGCCGAGCCCGCGCTCGATCAGCCGTACTACGGAGCACCGTTCGGCGCGGCCGTGCGCCGCATCTTCAAGAAGTACGCGACCTTCACCGGCCGCGCGAGCCGCAGCGAGTACTGGTGGTGGATCCTCGCGAACGGCCTCGTCGTCCTCGTGCTCAACGTGCTCGCGCTCGTGACGGGCGGGGTCTCCACGGGCCCGTACGGCGAGATTCAGCTCGCCGGTGGAATCGGTGTGATCTTCGTCGTGCTCTCGGTGATCTGGGGCCTCGCGACGATCATCCCGCACATCGCGGTTCTCGTTCGCCGCCTGCACGACACCAACCGCAGCGGCTTCTGGGCGTTCATCTACTTCGTCCCGTTCGTCGGACCGATCATCCTCCTCGTCTTCACGCTGCTGGACTCGAAGCCCGAGGGCGCGCGCTTCGACCGCTGA
- the der gene encoding ribosome biogenesis GTPase Der, which translates to MGVEDEYEGGPDQLAEKMAELDEVLAEQRAEALRAGLEDFDLDEDDAALLAGLASGEGAIEFLPALPVVAIVGRPNVGKSALVNRILGRREAVVEDTPGVTRDRVTYKAEWLDRRFSLVDTGGWEPDAKGIDRSVAAQAEVAIDLADVVLFVVDATVGATSTDEHVVKLLRKSKKPVFLIANKVDDARQEPEATALWNLGLGEPHPVSAIHGRGVADLLDELMKVLPEVSAVAKYEIGGPRRVAILGRPNVGKSSLLNKAAGEERVVVNELAGTTRDPVDEVVELGGKLWTLVDTAGIRRRVHLSQGADFYASLRTSTALEKSEVAVVVLDVSQPISVQDLNIIDLVLESGRALVLAFNKWDRLNDDDMENQDRRRYLEREIEQDLAHVAWAPRVNISARTGRHLDKLVPALETALESWDTRIPTGKFNAFLSELVAEHPHPLRGGKQPRILFGTQAATRPPTFVLFTTGFLDPGYRRFIQRRLREIYGFEGTPIVLNMRIREKRQR; encoded by the coding sequence ATGGGCGTTGAAGACGAGTACGAGGGCGGGCCCGACCAGCTCGCCGAGAAGATGGCCGAGCTGGACGAGGTCCTCGCCGAACAGCGAGCCGAAGCGCTGCGCGCGGGCCTCGAGGACTTCGACCTCGATGAGGACGACGCCGCGCTGCTCGCGGGGCTGGCCTCGGGCGAGGGGGCGATCGAGTTCCTGCCGGCGCTGCCGGTGGTCGCGATCGTCGGCCGCCCGAACGTCGGCAAGTCGGCGCTGGTGAACCGCATCCTCGGCCGTCGCGAGGCCGTCGTCGAGGACACCCCGGGTGTCACGCGCGACCGCGTCACGTACAAGGCCGAGTGGCTCGACCGCCGGTTCTCGCTGGTCGACACCGGCGGGTGGGAGCCCGACGCGAAGGGCATCGACCGTTCGGTGGCGGCGCAGGCCGAGGTCGCGATCGACCTCGCCGACGTCGTGCTGTTCGTCGTGGATGCCACGGTGGGGGCGACCTCGACCGACGAGCACGTCGTGAAGCTGCTGCGCAAGAGCAAGAAGCCCGTCTTCCTCATCGCCAACAAGGTCGACGACGCCCGCCAGGAGCCCGAGGCCACGGCCCTGTGGAACCTCGGCCTCGGCGAGCCGCACCCCGTGTCGGCCATTCACGGCCGCGGCGTCGCCGACCTGCTCGACGAGCTCATGAAGGTGCTGCCCGAGGTCTCGGCGGTCGCCAAGTACGAGATCGGCGGACCGCGCCGCGTCGCGATCCTCGGTCGCCCGAACGTCGGCAAGTCGTCGCTGCTGAACAAGGCCGCGGGCGAGGAGCGCGTCGTCGTCAACGAGCTCGCGGGCACGACGCGCGACCCCGTCGACGAGGTCGTCGAGCTCGGCGGCAAGCTCTGGACGCTCGTCGACACGGCCGGCATCCGTCGCCGCGTGCACCTGTCGCAGGGTGCCGACTTCTACGCCTCGCTGCGCACGTCGACGGCGCTCGAGAAGTCCGAGGTCGCCGTCGTCGTGCTCGACGTCTCGCAGCCGATCAGCGTGCAGGACCTCAACATCATCGACCTCGTGCTCGAGTCGGGTCGTGCCCTCGTGTTGGCGTTCAACAAGTGGGACCGCCTGAACGACGACGACATGGAGAACCAGGACCGTCGCCGTTACCTCGAGCGCGAGATCGAGCAGGACCTCGCGCACGTCGCGTGGGCTCCGCGCGTCAACATCTCGGCCCGCACCGGTCGTCACCTCGACAAGCTCGTGCCGGCGCTGGAGACGGCGCTCGAGTCGTGGGACACCCGCATCCCCACCGGCAAGTTCAACGCGTTCCTGTCGGAGCTCGTCGCCGAGCACCCGCACCCGCTGCGCGGCGGCAAGCAGCCCCGCATTCTGTTCGGGACGCAGGCGGCGACGCGTCCGCCGACATTCGTGCTGTTCACGACCGGATTCCTCGACCCCGGCTACCGCCGCTTCATCCAGCGGCGCCTGCGCGAGATCTACGGTTTCGAGGGCACGCCGATCGTGCTGAACATGCGTATTCGCGAGAAGCGTCAGCGCTGA
- the cmk gene encoding (d)CMP kinase: MTEFTPALFRPGLAATGLATPGFAPPAEGSASAPVVVAIDGPAGSGKSSVSKAAATRLGYGFLDTGAAYRALAWHALEHGIDTSDATAVLEIFGDFDYAISLDTTDRWVRVGSVDVTDAIREPRVTDAVSGVARVAPVRHAVNELFRRLVASAALPGVVVEGRDITTVVFPDAPVRILLTAAPEVRAARRSAELTSQDAAAVAAALHKRDAADSTVVDFLTAAPGVEVVDSTPLDFEQTVDAVLSVVDSTMGARDGR, translated from the coding sequence ATGACTGAATTCACCCCCGCCCTCTTCCGGCCCGGCCTCGCCGCGACCGGTCTCGCGACGCCCGGGTTCGCGCCGCCCGCCGAGGGGTCGGCATCCGCGCCCGTCGTCGTCGCGATCGACGGTCCCGCCGGCAGCGGCAAGTCGAGCGTGTCGAAGGCCGCGGCCACGCGCCTCGGCTACGGCTTCCTCGACACCGGCGCCGCGTACCGGGCCCTCGCGTGGCACGCGCTCGAGCACGGGATCGACACCTCCGACGCCACCGCCGTGCTCGAGATCTTCGGCGACTTCGACTACGCCATCTCGCTCGACACGACCGACCGCTGGGTGCGCGTCGGCTCCGTCGACGTCACCGACGCGATCCGCGAGCCCCGCGTGACCGACGCGGTGAGCGGGGTCGCCCGGGTCGCCCCCGTGCGGCACGCGGTGAACGAGCTGTTCCGTCGGCTCGTGGCATCCGCTGCTCTGCCGGGCGTCGTGGTCGAGGGGCGTGACATCACGACCGTCGTCTTCCCGGACGCGCCGGTACGCATCCTGCTGACCGCGGCTCCCGAGGTGCGCGCCGCGCGGCGCAGTGCCGAGCTCACCTCGCAGGATGCCGCCGCGGTCGCCGCCGCCCTGCACAAGCGCGATGCCGCTGATTCCACGGTCGTCGACTTCCTCACCGCCGCACCCGGCGTCGAGGTCGTCGATTCGACCCCCCTTGATTTCGAACAGACCGTCGATGCCGTGCTGAGCGTCGTCGACTCCACGATGGGAGCCCGCGATGGGCGTTGA
- a CDS encoding prephenate dehydrogenase has translation MSEPNGTSARAAGPLATRTSGTVRVVGSGLLGASIGHALTARGVDVVLVDASPSQLRLAIDYGAGRAEQPDDKPSLIVVATPPDVIADVVQRELEAFPDAVVTDVASVKLEPLRTLRERGVDLTHYIGSHPMAGRERGGAISARADIFIGRPWVVCRDAETSAHDLSLVEGLALDLGATLIEMTPEEHDESVALMSHVPQLVASLLAGRFVEAPDGSLRLAGQGVRDTTRIAASAPELWVQILGANAAPVVDVLDRLAADLSDVADALRDPDVPGARRTVADTIRRGNEGVERLPGKHGQNRRFDSFVVMVDDTSGQLGRLFGELGDLDVNVEDLRLEHSPGAPFGLAEISVVPDAVRRAVDGLQQRGWRIASTTHD, from the coding sequence ATGAGCGAACCGAACGGAACGTCCGCGCGCGCGGCCGGGCCTTTGGCGACCCGTACGAGCGGCACCGTCCGTGTCGTCGGCTCGGGCCTGCTCGGCGCCAGCATCGGCCACGCGCTCACCGCGCGCGGCGTCGATGTGGTGCTCGTCGACGCGTCTCCGTCGCAGTTGCGCCTCGCGATCGACTACGGCGCGGGCCGCGCCGAGCAGCCCGACGACAAGCCGTCGCTCATCGTCGTCGCCACGCCCCCCGACGTGATCGCCGACGTCGTGCAGCGCGAGCTGGAGGCGTTCCCGGATGCCGTCGTCACCGACGTCGCGAGCGTCAAGCTCGAGCCGCTGCGCACGCTCCGCGAGCGCGGCGTCGATCTGACCCACTACATCGGCTCGCACCCCATGGCCGGACGCGAGCGCGGAGGAGCCATCTCGGCCCGCGCCGACATCTTCATCGGCCGCCCCTGGGTCGTGTGCCGGGATGCCGAGACCTCGGCCCACGACCTGTCCCTCGTCGAGGGGCTCGCTCTCGACCTCGGGGCGACGCTCATCGAGATGACCCCCGAGGAGCACGACGAGTCCGTCGCGCTCATGTCGCACGTTCCGCAGCTGGTCGCGAGCCTCCTCGCCGGCCGCTTCGTCGAGGCCCCCGACGGCTCGCTCCGCCTCGCGGGCCAGGGAGTGCGCGACACGACGCGCATCGCGGCATCCGCCCCCGAACTCTGGGTGCAGATCCTCGGCGCGAACGCGGCGCCCGTGGTCGACGTGCTCGACCGGCTCGCCGCCGACCTCTCCGACGTCGCCGACGCGCTGCGCGATCCCGACGTGCCCGGTGCCCGCCGTACGGTGGCCGACACGATCCGCCGCGGCAACGAGGGCGTCGAGCGCCTGCCGGGCAAGCACGGCCAGAATCGCCGGTTCGACAGCTTCGTCGTCATGGTCGACGACACCTCCGGCCAGCTGGGTCGCCTGTTCGGCGAACTCGGCGACCTCGACGTCAACGTCGAAGACCTACGCCTCGAGCACTCGCCCGGAGCGCCGTTCGGCCTCGCCGAGATCAGCGTCGTGCCCGACGCGGTCCGCCGTGCCGTCGACGGCCTCCAGCAGCGCGGTTGGCGGATTGCGAGCACCACCCATGACTGA
- a CDS encoding pseudouridine synthase, whose protein sequence is MSDASTGSANDEGVRLQKVLANAGVASRRVSEEMIVAGRVRVNGVVVTELGSRIHPETDLVDVDGTAIQLDTSKRYVILNKPTGVVSSMSDDRGRPDLRQYTKDWDERLFNVGRLDADTSGLLVLTNDGDLAHVLAHPSFGVTKVYIAKVEGQVLPQTIQHLLKGVDLEDGRIAADKARLLDSSRGESLVELTLHSGKNRIVRRLMAEVGHPVIELVRRQFGPLHLGTLPVGKARELTTVERGALLTLSRRDGDTPAE, encoded by the coding sequence ATGAGCGACGCTTCGACAGGCTCAGCGAACGATGAGGGCGTGCGCCTGCAGAAGGTGCTCGCGAACGCGGGAGTGGCCTCGCGCCGTGTCTCGGAGGAGATGATCGTCGCGGGTCGCGTGCGTGTGAACGGCGTCGTCGTGACCGAGCTCGGCTCGCGGATCCACCCCGAGACCGACCTCGTCGACGTCGACGGCACGGCGATCCAGCTCGACACGTCGAAGCGCTACGTCATCCTGAACAAGCCCACCGGGGTCGTCAGCTCGATGAGCGACGACCGCGGGCGTCCGGACCTGCGTCAGTACACGAAGGACTGGGACGAGCGCCTCTTCAACGTCGGACGACTGGATGCCGACACCTCGGGCCTGCTCGTCCTCACCAACGACGGCGACCTGGCCCACGTGCTCGCCCACCCCTCGTTCGGTGTCACGAAGGTGTACATCGCGAAGGTCGAGGGCCAGGTCCTGCCGCAGACGATCCAGCACCTCCTCAAGGGCGTCGACCTCGAGGACGGGCGGATCGCGGCCGACAAGGCGCGCCTGCTCGACTCCTCGCGCGGCGAGAGCCTCGTCGAGCTGACGCTGCACTCGGGGAAGAACCGCATCGTCCGGCGCCTGATGGCCGAGGTCGGTCACCCCGTCATCGAGCTCGTGCGCAGGCAGTTCGGGCCGCTTCACCTGGGAACACTCCCGGTGGGCAAGGCGCGCGAGTTGACTACAGTAGAACGCGGCGCCCTGCTCACGCTGTCCCGTCGGGACGGCGACACTCCCGCGGAGTGA
- the scpB gene encoding SMC-Scp complex subunit ScpB: MTADPQAPIPAPRPSDPASVARRLEAILLVVDEPQSLVSLAAAVAAPVPAVRQAVEALVADYDGETGGPVRGFELREVGGGWRLYVREEYDDVVGDFVNTQAPSRLSQAALETLAVIAYKQPVTRGQVASIRAVNVDSVVRTLLARGLITEVFTDPDTGAIHYGTTDQLLVNLGINSLDELPHISPLLDDGADGFDGEVLK; this comes from the coding sequence ATGACCGCTGACCCGCAGGCCCCGATCCCGGCTCCGCGGCCGAGCGATCCGGCATCCGTCGCTCGCCGGCTCGAGGCGATCCTCCTCGTCGTGGACGAACCGCAGAGCCTCGTGAGCCTCGCCGCCGCGGTCGCGGCTCCCGTGCCGGCCGTCCGCCAGGCCGTCGAGGCGCTCGTCGCCGACTACGACGGCGAGACCGGGGGACCGGTCCGCGGCTTCGAACTGCGCGAGGTCGGCGGCGGGTGGCGGCTCTACGTGCGCGAGGAGTACGACGACGTCGTCGGCGACTTCGTGAACACCCAGGCACCCTCGCGGCTGTCGCAGGCAGCGCTGGAGACCCTGGCCGTCATCGCGTACAAGCAGCCCGTGACGCGGGGGCAGGTGGCATCCATCCGCGCGGTGAATGTGGACTCGGTCGTGCGCACCCTGCTCGCGCGGGGATTGATCACCGAGGTGTTCACCGACCCCGATACGGGCGCGATCCACTACGGAACGACCGACCAACTGCTGGTCAACCTCGGCATCAACTCGCTCGACGAGCTGCCGCACATCTCGCCGTTGCTCGACGACGGCGCCGACGGATTCGACGGAGAGGTACTGAAATGA
- a CDS encoding segregation and condensation protein A: protein MAPSPDDTPIADAPAPGGFDELSHLAVEARELAGEVPEPVEGTAADASGGFDELSHLAEAAREPGVEVPEPATQVPEPVEGTGTDAAGFRVTLPVFDGPFDLLLTLISRAELDITEVALSRVTDEFIAYLRDLGPESDLDEASEFLVVAATLLDMKIAGLLPQGELVDAESVALLEARDLLFARLLQYRAFKEVSAWFARCLQREDRRHTRDVRLDEKYRAAVPELVWTLSLDDFAALAVVAMAPKQIPTVGLDHLHAPLVSIREQAAIVVTLLRSAGTLNFRDLVAGVTETGVIVARFLSILELYRHAALSFEQLEPLGELTLRWTAERWSEENLAALGADYDR, encoded by the coding sequence GTGGCGCCGTCGCCTGACGACACCCCCATCGCCGACGCGCCGGCTCCCGGCGGCTTCGACGAGCTCAGCCACCTTGCGGTGGAGGCACGCGAGCTCGCGGGCGAGGTCCCTGAGCCTGTCGAAGGGACCGCGGCCGATGCGTCAGGTGGCTTCGACGAGCTCAGCCACCTCGCTGAGGCAGCGCGCGAGCCCGGGGTCGAGGTCCCTGAGCCCGCGACCCAGGTCCCTGAGCCTGTCGAAGGGACCGGAACCGACGCCGCCGGCTTCCGCGTCACCCTCCCCGTCTTCGACGGCCCCTTCGACCTCCTCCTCACCCTCATCTCGCGCGCCGAGCTCGACATCACCGAGGTCGCCCTCAGCCGCGTGACCGACGAGTTCATCGCCTATCTCCGCGACCTCGGGCCCGAGAGCGATCTGGACGAGGCATCCGAATTCCTCGTCGTCGCCGCGACCCTGCTCGACATGAAGATCGCAGGTCTCCTGCCGCAGGGGGAACTCGTGGATGCCGAATCCGTGGCGCTCCTCGAGGCGCGCGACCTGCTGTTCGCCCGGCTCCTGCAGTACCGGGCGTTCAAGGAGGTGTCGGCGTGGTTCGCGCGGTGCCTGCAGCGAGAGGACCGCCGGCACACCCGCGACGTGCGGCTCGACGAGAAGTACCGCGCCGCCGTGCCGGAACTGGTGTGGACGCTGAGCCTCGACGACTTCGCCGCTCTCGCCGTCGTCGCGATGGCACCGAAGCAGATCCCCACCGTCGGGCTCGACCACCTGCACGCCCCGCTCGTGAGCATCCGCGAGCAGGCCGCGATCGTGGTGACGCTGCTGCGTTCGGCCGGGACACTGAACTTCCGCGATCTCGTCGCCGGCGTCACCGAGACGGGGGTCATCGTCGCGCGATTTCTGTCGATCCTCGAGCTGTACCGCCACGCGGCGCTGTCGTTCGAGCAGCTCGAACCGCTCGGGGAGCTGACCCTGCGCTGGACCGCCGAGCGGTGGTCGGAAGAGAACCTCGCCGCCCTGGGAGCCGATTATGACCGCTGA
- a CDS encoding ParA family protein produces MTKAGDSVSASTKGNKTGADEVILGPTGRPYQGFPTPPALDSHGPARIIALCNQKGGVGKTTTTINLAASLAGYGRRVLAIDFDPQGALSAGLGIQTHDVPTIYDLLLDTKRDPREVIVSTRVEGLDILPANIDLSAAEVHLVNEVARETILARVLRKVAADYDVILIDCQPSLGLLTVNALTAAHGVLIPLECEFFALRGVALLVETIDKVRDRLNPAIQLDGVLATMYDPRTLHSREVLERVVEAFGDDVLETVIGRTVKFPDASVSGMPITEFAPEHTAAQAYLRLARELVARGAVA; encoded by the coding sequence ATGACGAAGGCGGGAGACTCGGTGTCGGCGAGCACGAAGGGCAACAAGACGGGCGCAGACGAGGTCATCCTCGGACCCACCGGTCGCCCCTACCAGGGGTTCCCCACCCCTCCGGCTCTCGACAGCCACGGACCCGCGCGCATCATCGCGCTGTGCAACCAGAAGGGCGGCGTCGGTAAGACGACGACCACCATCAACCTGGCCGCCTCGCTCGCCGGGTACGGCCGCCGCGTGCTGGCGATCGACTTCGACCCGCAGGGTGCGCTGTCGGCGGGTCTCGGCATCCAGACGCACGACGTGCCGACCATCTACGACCTGCTGCTCGACACCAAGCGCGACCCGCGCGAGGTCATCGTGTCGACGCGGGTCGAGGGTCTCGACATCCTGCCCGCGAACATCGACCTCTCGGCCGCCGAGGTGCACCTCGTCAACGAGGTCGCGCGCGAGACGATCCTCGCCCGGGTGCTCCGCAAGGTCGCGGCCGACTACGACGTCATCCTCATCGACTGCCAGCCCTCGCTGGGCCTTTTGACCGTGAACGCGCTCACCGCCGCGCACGGCGTGCTCATTCCGCTCGAATGCGAGTTCTTCGCGCTGCGCGGCGTCGCACTGCTGGTCGAGACCATCGACAAGGTGCGCGACCGCCTCAACCCGGCGATCCAGCTCGACGGCGTCCTCGCCACGATGTACGACCCCCGCACGCTGCACTCGCGCGAGGTGCTCGAGCGTGTCGTCGAGGCGTTCGGTGACGACGTCCTCGAGACGGTCATCGGCCGCACGGTGAAGTTCCCGGATGCCTCGGTCTCGGGCATGCCGATCACGGAGTTCGCGCCCGAGCACACCGCCGCCCAGGCCTACCTGCGGTTGGCGCGGGAGCTGGTCGCGCGTGGCGCCGTCGCCTGA